In Macrobrachium nipponense isolate FS-2020 chromosome 41, ASM1510439v2, whole genome shotgun sequence, the following proteins share a genomic window:
- the LOC135212407 gene encoding basic proline-rich protein-like gives MGRTLLIISLTVGILANCASSQTFAEKYEIWAADLKPGFMIVSSIIDGQKCYCKVPNVTSTLPPTTTPPPIGGPTPPPPPPPTTTLPPTPPPPPPPTPPSSTPPPSTPPPSTPPPSTLPPTPPPSPPSTPGPTPPPTPPPSTPPPSTPPPSTPPPSTPPPSTPPPSTPPPSTPPPSPPSTPGPTPPPTPPPSTPPPTPPPTPPPTPPPTTPPPTPPPTPPPSTPPPTPPPTSPPTPPPTTPPPTPPPTPPPTTPPPTPPPTPPPTPPPTTPPPTPPPTPPPTTPPPTPPPTPPPTPPPTTPPPTPPPTPPPTPPPPTPPPTPPPTPPPPTTPPPTPPPTPPPTTPPPTPPPTPPPTPPPTPPPTTPPPTPPPTPPPTSPPTTPPPTPPPTPPPTPPPTPPPTPPPTTPPPTPPPTPPTQLHHQLTTNTPPPTPPPTPPPTPPPTTPPPTPPPTPPPTPPPTLANPCYNCNKTIIIDSTNYPAGTKYDYWASPNYPNNYPDGCYCCLNIQLLKIGFINIGFKSGDAIHSVGNCDYDKLEFFGDYSTLITVCDSDMSIHTNFFTNSNPGDTKAGLICFTSDPGDGNTVAKGFNITIEIQTFVKRDALHDKSPHRGLALGQVLPSDGDKKDKYSNAIWDQD, from the exons AAACCCGGGTTTATGATCGTGTCTTCCATAATAGATGGACAGAAGTGCTACTGCAAAGTTCCAAATGTGACATCAACCCTGCCCCCTACGACTACACCACCTCCAATAGGCGGTCCGACACCACCACCCCctccaccaccaacaacaacactacCACctacaccaccacctcctccaccaccaACTCCGCCATCTTCAACACCGCCACCTTCAACACCGCCACCTTCAACACCGCCACCTTCAACACTGCCACCTACTCCGCCACCTAGTCCACCATCAACTCCCGGACCTACTCCTCCACCTACTCCACCACCTTCAACACCGCCACCTTCAACACCGCCACCTTCAACACCGCCACCTTCAACACCGCCACCTTCAACACCACCACCTTCAACACCGCCACCTTCAACACCGCCACCTAGTCCACCATCAACTCCCGGACCTACTCCTCCACCTACTCCACCACCTTCAACACCGCCACCAACTCCGCCACCTACACCTCCACCTACTCCACCACCAACAACACCACCACCTACTCCACCTCCAACTCCACCACCTTCAACACCTCCACCTACACCTCCGCCTACTTCACCACCAACTCCGCCACCAACAACACCACCTCCTACACCACCACCTACTCCACCACCAACAACACCACCACCTACTCCACCTCCTACACCACCACCTACTCCACCACCAACAACACCACCACCTACTCCACCACCTACGCCACCACCAACAACACCACCACCCACTCCACCACCAACACCGCCACCTACTCCACCACCAACAACACCACCACCTACTCCACCACCTACGccaccaccaacaccaccaccacccactCCACCACCAACACCGCCACCTactccaccaccaccaacaacaccaccaccaacaccGCCACCTACTCCACCACCAACAACACCACCACCTACTCCGCCACCAACACCGCCACCTACCCCACCACCTACTCCACCACCAACAACACCACCACCTACTCCACCACCTACACCACCACCTACCTCACCACCAACAACACCGCCACCTACTCCACCTCCGACACCACCACCTACTCCCCCTCCGACACCACCACCCACTCCACCACCAACAACACCACCACCTACTCCGCCTCCTACACCACCCACCCAACTCCACCACCAACTCACCACCAACACACCACCACCTACTCCCCCTCCGACACCACCACCCACTCCACCACCAACAACACCACCACCTACTCCGCCTCCTACACCACCACCCACTCCACCACCAACTCTTG CTAACCCCTGCTATAACTGCAATAAGACAATCATCATCGACTCAACGAACTACCCAGCTGGCACGAAATACGATTACTGGGCATCGCCAAATTATCCTAATAATTACCCAGACGGCTGCTATTGTTGCCTCAACATTCAG CtgcttaagataggtttcatcaACATAGGGTTCAAAAGTGGAGATGCCATCCACTCAGTTGGCAACTGTGATTACGACAAATTGGAGTTCTTCGGAGACTACTCGACTCTCAT CACGGTGTGTGACAGTGACATGAGCATCCACACGAATTTCTTTACCAACAGTAATCCCGGAGATACCAAAGCCGGGTTGATCTGCTTCACGTCAGACCCAGGCGATGGCAACACTGTGGCTAAAGGATTCAACATAACTATAGAAA TCCAAACCTTCGTCAAGCGAGACGCCCTACACGACAAATCCCCTCACAGGGGACTCGCCCTGGGCCAGGTCCTCCCCTCCGACGGCGACAAGAAGGACAAGTATTCGAACGCCATCTGGGATCAGGACTAG